A stretch of DNA from Cannabis sativa cultivar Pink pepper isolate KNU-18-1 chromosome X, ASM2916894v1, whole genome shotgun sequence:
tatcctggcatagcaagaaacagaattccatctccttatccactgccgaagctgagtacatagctgctggcagttgttgcactcaactattgtggttgaaacaaatgttgattgattatgggtttgatttgggtgttttaactattttttgtgacaatactagtgcaataaatatttccaaaaatcctgttcaacactctagaacaaagcacattgatataagacaccactttattagggaacttgttgaaaataaatcattgcaattagaatatgttgatactgaaaaacaattagctgatattttcacaaaggccctagatgcaagtcgctttgactccctcagaaaatctttgggagtttgcattgtttaattttatctgttcataattcttgtacaataatattatgtgattcttctctagctcttaatcatctatcattgtattttgacaaatcatgtttatgcttttggtttataattagttaggatctcagtctgatcatactttgtgatgttgtgctaaaaggttcatgttactctctatgtgtgtctaggattaaataatgttcttatacagagttgagcaatttttgtttcagtcttgtcaggccccttgctggaatagagctacccatactgaggtgtgaaagccatctgatgagtaagctggaacattgtaattagcaactatgatgaggatgcactaccatagaaaagggctaccttcagtatggtgtgaaagcatccagttgcgggatctaattgaaaaaggcaaaaataaaaaatcttgccaaggacaatgatcctatttacactgcacacacttatgcctgacaagtgtgttcaaatctgtaagtctcctctattaaaattaaattgataaatcctggttcacaactttcagtaacatgcatatctttcatcaacatcaattaagtatgattattccatgagatactaattagttattttccttaaaaagcataacatgtattttattttgtcaattgtcaatgatatttggtTTACTTGCTtaattcgaatcacatatagtTATTGTACACTTTGTCTTTTATTTTCggtttgtttatttaaaaaaaaaaatatatatatatatataaaaaaaataaaatgagggaggcgtgtgacttgcttcatgggttaaggaaaatcttgtgcataaatggtaagtatcaacattcattctttctttgatttattatgatatttttccaagtaaagattaatctttatatggtaatgtgtctttattcttgaaagattgctttatttttggaaaaatttgttggcatttctagttcccttttatgtttttttttttaaaaaaaaaaaaagggggaaaagggaaaggagttgagaagtgggcggtttcctcttttggttcatgggctggcggttaccatttgaattttcaaaattggtttcctttttcttgttttgattccaaggttatataaaccaaattttgtcacttatttcaccacctacccgaaccctctttcttgtttctctgtcagacactattcatcttctctttcagtttcaaaatggtgagaaccaagaatctagggcactctaaaaaattagaagaaaccgttccaactccttctagtgcaccccctgctgcctcagttcctcctcctgctgttgcaaagcctggagattcatcgcttccccagcgtgaatctcaagccgtgaagccaaaacgtccacccaagcaagttgctcgcaaatctgtaaggccctatcgcacctggacttcctcatctgaatcctcgaaggaatctcctcctccattggctgttcctcctcctgctgcatcaatggctggcaccactccaacaggcccttcaactcgaactcgagcccagcaagcctcggcTGAGAAAGACCTTCAGGCCTCTAAATCTCGAGAGAAGACtgttcctccagccaagaagaaactcaagactaatcctccctcggcttcctcgagttccagttcagaagaagaggatccaatggaagtctcttcagacaaatcagtaTCTCTGCATACTGAGAAGGACAGTGAGGACACAGAACTTGAGCCAGAGCCTCCTCGCTCAAAAACTGCTTCTGCAGCAAAGGcctctgctgctgccaaaggcaagcagcccatggaagatcctccatctggtaataacccttcctctatctctggttgtccaactttttactatcgagacaatgagcgtgactggaatctctatgcaactcgtaagtttgaaagtgagaggaattatgatttgcatgcccatcgtgtttatggtattgtaaagttcattcaatttcatcaatgggaaaacactcttactggtttcattggattcattgctaacattattaaagagttttatgctaatcttactgatgatttccttgatgagaactctagactgtataggagagtttatgttaggggtcactggttctctttttctgaaaaggacattgctcaggctctgcaattgcctgagaatgtatctaatgctgtgatgtccatggatcgtgacttgatgcactctgaactcactggtgctcgttcagaattgaaaccaggggagagtcttcgaattactcacctcacttttgctcatgcttcccttatgcggtttgcactaagcaattgggttccaaattcgaacaagaccgtggtgtctcaagaagtggctacactcctataccgcatcacctctggaacttccattgatctagcctctcatattctcaaccagattgtctcctttcgaagaggtaaaaagccaaccttcaaacttgtatttccaaatctaatctataaggttttatcctctcagaagaatgtggcccaagctcatgaaactcttgagcctcccatcactggccctacattccaaccttctgaatattttgatggtgtgttccaaaaacggccaaaggctggtgCTGCTGCTGCTTCTGCTGGTGCAAGTTCAGGCTCTGCTGCTGCAGAactcctggaagtcaagtctgaacttcagaatgtgtacactcgtcttgaagcaatggctgatatccagcatgacatgtccaggcaactgtccactttgattaaactctacaaaaattaaagtgttatagtttgtttctttttaattaaactttggtctatttttttgttctttgtttactttggcactccgataaacaaaaagggggagagatatttattttttggtttttgttgcccaactctggacccttttttcagggggagttgtggtttgttagtacttgtgaacttaatgtttaaagttagcatgttctttgtttttattgtgatattcgattgtgttactcagggggagtagtatcgtttgctcttgctaactttgcattgcaggtactttatggaaaaaattattttgttcatctaaagtgccaaagggggagattgtaaagtccttttttggcaagttaggtgacaaaataatttttcctttttatggtaagattgctatgcattcattttcgaaatcttacttcttttattcggttattagttgccattttccttgtttggaaagttgcactttcagctgaactttcctttgttgaaaacttctcaaaagagaaggaattctcttttggaaagttgtcttttttagggaaactttatttattgccttttccttattgatttcgattgtatcttgatacaatcagaatatctaatctgtttttggcaggaatcaagcattgaaagaagatcggacccgattttagtaagtttcccgtttctgggcagatttgcttcgtcagcaaccaaatctgatgtagcagatcgtgtttgtttttggaaagtctttgtacagctgctaattcgatcttgtggttgcctctttggtttctatgatctataaatagagcctagagagcaaccattctaattacctcttccattattcattttttgcatttatcttttgtgagaagagagtgtttctttgttttgtgagagcctagttgttcacctaggttctagttgttctatttctgttcttactctatcctagaggttgtgaagaactacttgactgaacaagagattggtcttcgggagaagacttgataaagtcttacttcgggaggaagtaagcacttggtcttcgggagaagacttgctaaagccttacttcgggagaaagtaagcactcacacttcaaagacgaagggagttcgggcttgaaggtgtttcaagaagtcagattcataaagtggattacaaaggattgcggcaatactttagagagagtctaaacttgtttaagtcaattgtctttgtaattttgatactttattaattgatttcattctctgggcgtggccccgtggactaggagtgttcgtgagaacactgataccacgtataaatctcttgtgtcaagttatttatttttctgcaaatattttatattctgcctgttcagttttgctgtagcagaattactttctgctgctgcaaacgcttacagtttttatattttcttatatacaactgacatttgcaaaaacacggtttttcaagcTCTATAGAAACGACCCAACATCCCATCCAGACTAAGAGCCTTAACCAAAGCACTTGGCGAATTTCTTCACCAAAGGGGATCCTAACCAATTTATCATTCATTGCACTAGAGATAGATGGAATAATTAAGGAGGTGAAAATTGTCCTGATCAATGACTAGTTTGCTAGAGGAGAGCATTGTCTTAAAGTTCTCGTTAAAATAGTTACCAATAGCATGTCGGTTGTTAATCCAGTGAACACCATCCTCTGCGATCGACCCAATGAAATTTCTCTTCCAACTTATCAATGTAGAAGCATGGAAGAATCTCGTGTTACAATTCCTATCACGCAGCCACGTTTTACAAGATTTCTGGCACCAAATTTCACATTGACGGGAAGAAACTTCCTCAATTTCTAAAAGAATATCTGTGTCCAATTGAGAATTTTCAAAGGACAAAATTTTCTAAAAGAATTTTTGCTTCCTTAAATATGATACTTGgaataagaaataaataattttattatttaagaagtaatttttataataatatggaTGAATTAGTTACcaatttcaattaaaaaaattctaattacaTAATCAATATTCTTTTGATATACCCACCttcaattatacataaaaattattttttacaaaattataaatgaatatATGTTATAGTTTTCAGATTGCTTAATAAATTAAACAACTTGTGTATAAATTTACATAAGGATTATCCTAGTTCAGTTTTTCATTGGATGTGGGACAAAATTGTTTGGTTATTTCACACTCCAATCTACATTTAATTAAGGACAACTCTAATAATACATgataaattaacataaaaataataaaattttggtattaaatttttttcttcaatcacaacaaaaagttataCTACAATCATATTCTttactattatattattttattaaattataaataaatataaataataaatatataaaaagtttaagtataaatatattatttaaatattaaaaattaatagaatattTCTTTATATAGTTTATAGTGTGTCACATTAATAATAGTAGAATACTGTAGACAATGCTATAAATATAATAGGTTTTAGAGTGTGGTTAAAATAAATTTAGTGTAAAATCTCATCAAatttgatattttaatattcaacatactctttaaaaattattatattaaattatataacattcaaaatttaattaaattcataacaATATTTATGCATAAAAGTGTActaaatactattattattttttagcattttttttaatattttattggagTTGGCTTATAGGATGGAAATCCAAATAATATGTGGCCACTTTTTTGACCATACGTACAAATCCCCATGTATTCTCagctttaattaattatctgaATAAATAAGGCAACCAATGCGTTGCCCAGTTACAGCTATATATCTGAATAATATTAAAGAAACCGTCCGTTGTTGTACCTAAAAGTAAGGAGGATTGTTATATTGGTGTTCATTCAAAAAAGTTGTGTAATTCGCATGTTTgtaagtaactgtgtaattaaccacttgaggctagctcaagtggtcaTAGAGGGTGCGTGTGTTTGTGTattggaggtcctgggttcgagtcccaggttatgctgatgtaatatataaacgcttaaatcaaaaaaaaaaaaaagtaactgtgtaattactaggtatggtaattattagggtggtaattacacagtttcacagtttagtaattacacttagtgcgtttggaaagccacattgtaattggatttgtgtgtaattggaggtaattacacaatttggcatgtttgtctgaccatgtaattacactgtgtaattggaagtaattgaggggttccaattacactctccaattctcatggccccccatgagaattgaatgtaattacactgtgtaattactaaaaactttccatattaaatattagctactaaaaaatattattttcccatgtaattactaactattttgccaaacaagatattaggaattcatatgtaattaccatttcatatccaaacacactttgcattttaaaatatagtgtaattacctCAATGTATAATTACTACCCTAGTAATTAtcctacctagtaattacacagttacttccaaacgcaccattatattttaaaatacaaggtgtgtttggatatgaggtggtaattacatatgaatttctaatatcttgtttggcaaaaatagttagtaattacatgggaaaataatatattttagtagctaatgtttaatatggaaagtttttagtaattacacagtgtaattacattcaattctcatgggggaccatgagaattggagagtgtaattggaagccctcaattacttctaattacacagttgcagtgtaattacatggtcaaacaaacatgtcaaattgtataattacctctaattacacataaatccaattacattgtggctttccaaacaaatcaaatccaattcgTAAAAGTGCGAATTAGattgattatttttaatattaaattatttaatatttgtaagaaaatattttttttacatatctagcagcaaaataaaataaattattgttattttatgtctccaataataaattaaaataaataaaataataaataacaaatttaaaaaaagacaaaaaatgtatgtataaaaaatgtttagttttgttttaaattgtacgtagaaaaaaaaatataagaatagaatatacatttaatctattaagttatgaaatataattgtattatatatattagacttttaaattactattttctttagattaatatgttatttgtatatatatttttttttaattttttttataaatatgtgtagattagattagatcggttacttttatATGTCAATCAACATTTAATCTGCACAAGTgcagattttgaattttttaatccAATCTAATCGCACAAGTACAAATATCCACACTTTGCGGAttcgattggattggatcgtgcgaatTAGATTGGATCAACTATTTTATGGACACCCCTATGTTATACTACCACAATAAAGTGTCTTAGTATAATTAGTTAACAATATTGagtttattaaagtaaaatcattagatttattaaagtaaaataagtaAGACTTGATATTGAGTTGTACCAATATTACACTTTATAAAAGTATTAAACACCATAAATaccctttaacatttctcaaAATTAAGAGGGCAAACCAATTAATTTAGGTCTCATTGATATGtgattcaaaaattatattttcaaaaaagatTTTTGGaaacataaatttaatttttttatattaaaaattgttTCTAAGAATGTGGTTGGTAATAAATtattgaatttatttttaataaattttttaaaattgtgattGGGtgataatatcaaaataaaaaaagtacgagaatatttgaaaaaaatttggattcaatgatttgaaaacatagaaaacataaaattattctttttatttgtttaagggTTAATATCATGTTAGACCatgtgttttacaaaaattactgATAGATTCTCTATTTTGATAAATGATAAATTGGaccctatattttttaaaatagtactcTGAACTAATTttatgtcaaaataaaacttaataataacccGATCTAgatatattatgacaaaaatacttaCGTTTACTGTATTTGTTCGTGTtaagaattgtcttcaagttggttatattaaaaaaaattatcaaaaattgagCTTAGAGTactatttatactattttagaaaatatagagtctattttatcatttaataaaatataaggttcaatcaataacttttacaaaataaaaggtTCATAATAGTATTAACCATTTTTTTAACCTAAAACTtaagaatataatcatattcagATTTAGAGTGCGTTCGGAAAGCTAATAAGAAATTGTATTTGagtgtaattggaggtaattatTTGTTTAAGAATGTAATTAGAATGTAATTACACCCTCCAAGTCTTATGGGCCACGTGAAAATTAAGTgtctttaatttaaaatagaatataattataattaacttaaCTGAATAATTACACAATTCGAAATATACGTTAACTTTTAAAACACTCTATCAATACAACTaagtatttttatatatgttgaccccaccttttaaattttcaaaagcataaaattgttttgaaattcaaaatcaAGTCCTATAAAACTATATGGTTGTAGTGTGTTGTGagcacttaatttaaaaaataaaataaaaagaatggaGCACTACTACTCCTCCTCCTCGTTTGGCCGAATCATTACATTTGTAGTTGTGTTGGTGGTTTTACAAGGCGGCAGGGCGAAAGGTGGGACAAAGCTAAGGAAGAACGAGAGCATATTAGCAATTCAGGCGTTTGGAGACTCATTTCTTGATACAGGCAATAACAACCATCTTATTTCCATAACCAAATGTGATTTTCCTCCGTACGGAAGAGATTTCCTTGGTGGAAAACCCACTGGAAGATTCACCGATGGAAAAGTTTTCTCCGACCTCTTTGGTATATTAATCTCAACATGCATTTGTTTTTAATTCtaattcttctttttttatatttttgcttataatctaatttatatatatatatatatatatatatatatattgtttaccTAAGAAAAGGTGGGTAGTAAATTAATTTAGGTCGTCCAATCAAATGTACTAATGGTCAGACTCAGAGTGAAATTGAAGTAATTTAAACTTTCCTAAGAGTCAATgtgaacatatatttatatctaacctaattattatttttgtctcctgaactttgacatgtactaaatcatgctctctgaatttttaaggtcgttaaaattaccctctgaactattgagattgttggagttaaggacttttgtctaatttcattcaattttactatttcaattattgtttatgtactaaaccatgttccacagactttgatatttaccaaatcatgcccttggaactttgacatgtactaaattatgtctcttgaactttcatccattttagacttttttactaaaattagaaaaaagtccttaaatccaacaatctcaacagttcagggggcattttcaatTATCAGGGGGCATGAtctggtacatgttaaagttcaggggcaaaaatcctaattagccttttatatatatatatatatatatatatatatatatatatatatatataacctaTATATctataatggaaaaataaattttggtgaCCTctcttagattttttttttttttataaatcatTTAGGTGTCATCTATATAagttataaatatgtatttttagtatgttaaattaatttgtttaaaagtatttttttttacccAAATACAATTTATGATTTATATTTCTACAAGTAGTtagttataatttaataaatattttatatatatctataaattaattatattttaaaaaatttatatatactaaAGGGTAGGCAACatctaatccaattcaatctaaTTGAACCGAACCGATTAAATCTAATCCAGTtgtaattggattagattgaatgttaaaagttagattctaattggattgaatcgcctcttaaatgtaattttcaaaatctaattaaaaacTGATCCAATcaaactatatttatatattaaaaacattatttatatttatttatatataataaaaatatttaaaaattttaaaatatatatttttagtggctatttttttttttttttgatttaaaatttgaaaatcttGGTTGTTTTGTGTTATATTTTCatgttgttttattttattttattttttggcaaTGTTATTGTTTTAGctatttcaaattttaagttgtattaaattgttatatttatggagtattaaacttaatttaaatggtgatatttagtttttaggtatttttgttcatatttttaggttgatattaaaaattatgtgtgtaattggatatctaattaaaaaactaATTGGATTGAAGCATTAGGAAAGAATTAAAGGTTCGATTAAATCAAATGCGCAGTCCTACGTGGACAATCCAATTGAACGGaactaatccaatccaattcaattataaaaaaaaattagatatcctattacaattggattggattaaaagttagattttaattagattggatcggttattggatgttaatatcaaaatctaattaaaaacTAATCGAATTcaatcactacaaaaaactgctatttttagtgacaactttttattcacaacataatttttttttgtgactaaatgtgacttttaatcacaacaaagtgttacttgtgactaaaacacactacaagaaatgtcacttttaccagcacagttctctactgtgctggtaaaagtaacttaattttaccagcgcatttcacAAACTGTGCTGGCAAAGAGGTCAAAATTTTACAgcgtacatttgcagtggctaaaatctaacttttatcAGTGCATTTACGCGCTgggaaaagtcatttttgcTAGCGCTTTTCATtatatgctggcaaaagttctaataccaacgttgatttgccaaccccctTTTGTCAACACatcaagtaaattctattttaccagcgcaataccaaCTTTTGACAGTACAAAAATGTACTGGCAAAAGtaatatttcttgtagtgatatagtatttagttacaagttatcactaatttaatttaaaaataaaaatcttattgaaaaaataaaaccaaGTTCTAAATATTATAAGATGCATGGAATGCATGCATATGTATTGTACAAAGTGAATGATAATGAATTAATTAACCATgccagaatatatatatatgattaattaatttaataataatttgtaagtacatatatatataatttatttatttttttgtagcgGAAGCATTGGGAGTGAAGGAACTTTTGCCTTCATACCATGACAAAGAGTTGCAAATGAAGGATCTTGAAACAGGTTTATGTTTTGCCTCAGGTGGCTCCGGATATGATCCTTTATCATCCaaaattaatgtaaatataTGATATTGTAAACCTAATAtaacttttttctttaatttaattatagtttatttaaatattaattaattattggttATGATATTGTATATATACAGCAAGTTATCCCTTTGTCAGATCAAATAAAGCTCTTCAAAGATTATAAGAGAAAGCTGAAAAGAGGTGTTGGAGAAAGAAGAGCAAAAAACATAATCGATAACAGTGTGTTTCTAATATCATCTGGTAATAATGATATCTTATTCAGCTATTTCTCCACAAATCTTAGACGATTCCACTATGATGTTCCTTCCTACACTGACCTTTTGGTTAACTTTGCTTCACAGTTTTTCAGAGTACGTACCCCATGCATAttactataataataattaattataatgtcataattattattatcttttaaattaattaattaattattattatcatatatatacagGAATTATACGATTTGGGTGCAAGAAAATTCGTTGTTCTTAATACATCACCACTGGGATGTTTGCCATTTTCAAGAACAATAGGTGGAGACATTGTAAGAGATTGTGCGAATGAGTACAATGAAGCAGTGAAAATGTTCAACCATAAACTCTCTTCTCATTTAACTCTACTCACTCAACAACTTCCTCATTCCACAATGGTTTATATAGATTTTTACAACCCTTTTCTTGATATCATCCTACAACCTATCACATATGGTGAGTCTCATCATCATCACTCATTAACTTAATTAAACCCTTATGTATATATGGATTAATTATTTTAGCCAgagttatgttttaatttttatacatttatttattattttatttttttgacaaaacccttttaatttttttttttaaaaaaaaatttgagaccatatataattaaatactgTGTACACCTATGTATACTTGAAGCTACAATTTCAAAACCAGTAATAATTTAATTGGTATTTAACAATAATATTAAACTTTTaccactaaaaaaaaat
This window harbors:
- the LOC115723607 gene encoding GDSL esterase/lipase EXL3 encodes the protein MEHYYSSSSFGRIITFVVVLVVLQGGRAKGGTKLRKNESILAIQAFGDSFLDTGNNNHLISITKCDFPPYGRDFLGGKPTGRFTDGKVFSDLFAEALGVKELLPSYHDKELQMKDLETGLCFASGGSGYDPLSSKINQVIPLSDQIKLFKDYKRKLKRGVGERRAKNIIDNSVFLISSGNNDILFSYFSTNLRRFHYDVPSYTDLLVNFASQFFRELYDLGARKFVVLNTSPLGCLPFSRTIGGDIVRDCANEYNEAVKMFNHKLSSHLTLLTQQLPHSTMVYIDFYNPFLDIILQPITYGFEVSKKGCCGTGLLETAILCNKFSPGKTCADSSQYVFWDSLHPTELASKAIVSKLIPQLYH